The window ATACAAGGGTATTGCCATAGGGATCTGTCATATATTTAAACCCTTTTGCAATTGCCCATTTTTGAATATATTGAACTATTGCGGATTCTTGTTTTGAGCACCTGGGGATTTTTGATATTTCACTAAAATAGTTAAGAATTTTTTCCAGCATTTTTCACCTTCTGTTCAAAGAATAGACAATCTATCTCGGAACTTTTTTTTACATGGATAGAGGGCAAAAGTTTGCTCTTAAATCCGATTTTTTTGCATAGATATGGGAAATTTTTATCCCAGCTTATTGCAAAATGTACACAATCAAAGCAATTGATTTTATGATTTTGTTTCATTAACCTTAGCTGCAATCTCCCTTATAAAACTGATTAAATCTGATTTATCTACAACATACTTATATTTGGATTTACTACTAATAATGGTCCCCCCATGCCCCGATGAGATTGCTGTGATGATATCATTGTGGTATATAGCTATATAATCGCTTATCTCGTCCCCTTTGCCGTCAGGTAACTCGTAATCTATTATTGCTACATCTATTTTATTGTTATCAAGTATTTTTTTTGCTTCTGATACGGTTTTAGCTATAAAGAGATTGAAATAAAATTTTTTAGATAACATCTCCATAATAGTGTAAAATATATCCTCGTCTTCGACGAAAAGCAAATTGAACATAATTAACCTTTACTTTTATTGTAGATTGTTTTATAAAAAAAGCAATAAAAATTGGAGGTAACATTGAAAAAGATATTGTTGATCACTGTACTTACATTTTTCTTGATTTCTCCAACTTATGCCACTAAAAAGAACAATAAAAAACCGGTTCAGCCTTCTGTGGTGGATAGGCTAAAAAATATCGAGACGATTTCAGCTGACTTTGTTCAGGTAACAACGATTAAAAACTTTTCCAAAGAGACTTACAAAGGGAAATTTTATCTAATAGCTAATCAAAAAGCCCTTTGGGATTATACCGAGCCATATAAGCAGTACTACTTTTTTGATAGTAGAGGTATGGAGTACTATGATGGGTCTACAAATCAGGTTATACGCCAGACAAAAAACTCTTCTAGAGAAGCTGGTTTAGTCTTGTCTGTGCTCTTCAACTTTAGAGAGATCGAAAAGAATTTCGTTGTTGTGGTTAATGGAAAAAGTCAGATTCAATTAAAACCAAAGGTGGATATTGGGCTGAAATATGTAATGTTGTTGGTCAATGCTCATAATGATATAACCGGGATACACAGTGAAGATATCAATGGTAATGTAACGGAGATCACGTTTTCTAATCTTGAAATAAATAAGAAGATAGATAAATCTGTATTTAATGTTAAATATCCTGAGAGTGCTCAGGTTTTTGAGTATTAGTTTTTTCTTGTTTATATGTAAGGTAGTAAAATCTTCTTGATTTAATTTTAAAAATTATTTAACTTTATTTCTCATTTAAAATCGGAAATGAAATTGGCAGTTGTTAAGTAAAAATAAAAAAGGAGGTACTATGAAGAGACTTATTTTAGTGGTTATGTTGTTACTATCAACAGCTTTTCTATCGTATGCTAAGATGATAGAAATAGGTATTACCCAGATAGTAGAACATCCAGCTCTTGATGCCTGTAGAAAAGGTATAATTGACAAGTTGAAGGAGTTGGGTTACGAGGATGGTAAAAATGTTAAATATGATATTCAGATAGCTCAAGGTAATATTGCTACAGCAAATCAGATAGCTAAAAAATTTGTAGGGGATAAAAAGGATCTAATAATAGCGATTGCAACTCCTACTGCTCAGGCTGTGGCCAATCTTACTAAGACTACTCCTATTATTATATCAGCTATTACAGATCCTGTTGGAGCTAAGCTTGTAAAGTCACTTGAGAAACCTGGTGGGAACGTCACTGGTACGACAGACATGAGTCCAGTCAAGGAGCAGATAGAGCTTTTTGAAAAGCTTAAGATACCGTTAAAGCGATTAGGGGTGATATATAATTCTGGAGAGGCAAATAGTAGAGCAATTGTAGAGATCCTAAAGTCAATTATTAAGAACAAGAATATCGAATTAATTGAGGCAACTGTAACAAATAGTAGTGGTGTTTTAATGGCTGCAAAGTCTCTTGTGGGAAAAGTTGATGGGATCTATGTTCCTACTGATAATACAGTTGTGTCTGCTCTTGAGTCGGTGTTACAAGTGTCTTTTGAGAATAAAATACCTGTCATTACTGGTGATACAGACTCTGTAACGAGGGGTGCTTTGGCTTCTTTAGGGATGGATTATTATAAGTTGGGTTTGCAAACAGGTGTTATTGTTGCTAAGGTTTTAAAAGGTGAAAAACCATCTAATATACCTGTAGAGACCTTAAAAGATTTGGACCTTTTTGTAAATGAGTCCACTGCAAACAAGATCGGTATAAAATTAAATCCAGATATTTTAAAGGCTGCAAAAAAGGTTATTAAGTGAGTTTAAAAGATGTTTACTCTTTAAAAAATGACCAGCTTTAGAAAGGGTGGCGTATGAGTTATTATGCTTTTTTGGGTGCCATCGAACAGGGTTTGGTCTTTGGGATAATGGCTATTGGTGTTTTTATAACTTTTAGAGTACTTGATTTTCCAGACCTCTCTGTGGATGGAACATTCCCTTTAGGTGCAGCAGTGGTAGCGGTTATGATTACTAACGGTTTTAATCCCTATTTTGCCACAATCTGTGCACTTTCAGCTGGAGTATTTGCTGGTATGATAACCGGTATATTGAATACAAAGCTTAAAATACTCAATCTTTTATCCGGCATTCTTGTGATGATTGCACTGTATTCTGTCAATATACGGGTTATGGGGCAACCAAATACTGCTTTATTGGGTTTTGAGACGGTGTTTTCTCCTTTTGAAAAGCTGTTTGAGGTAGACAGATATGTAGTAACACCGGTATTCTTTTCTTTAATAGTGTTTATGTTAATCCTTTTGATAGTTTGGTTTTTTCATACAGATTTGGGTTTGGTAATGAGGGGAACTGGTGATAACCCGAAGATGGTAAGAGCTCAAGGGGTTGATAATAATTTTATCACCATATTAGGTTTAGCTTTTTCAAATGGGTTGGTGGCTTTGTCAGGGGCTCTTGTTGCCCAGAGCCAGGGGTCTGCCGATGTAAACATGGGTATAGGTACGATAGTAGCAGGTTTGGCTTCAGTGATTCTTGGTGAAGCTTTTTTGGAACCAAGAACAGTATTTAGAGCTGTCTTATCTGTGTTGATAGGATCAATGTTGTACCGGTTTGCTATTGCACTGGCTCTTTCTTTTAGAATTGGGAGTTTTCAGTTAAGCCCTTCAGATCTAAACCTAATAACAGCTACAATGGTTACCTTTGCCCTTATATCCCCAAAAATCAGACAAATTATTAAGAGTAGGACATGATAGAACTAAGAAATGTAAAGAAGATTTTTAACGCTGGGACCATTAATGAAAATATAGCAATAAAATCATTGTCATTAAGGATAGAACAATATGATTTTATAACGGTTATTGGTAGTAATGGCGCGGGAAAATCGACTATGTTAAATCTTATATCTGGTAACCTGATGCCTGAAGAGGGTGATATTTTTATCAATGATCAAAATGTTACTAAAATGCCTGTCTTTAAAAGGGCTAGTTTTATTGGGCAAGTTTTTCAAGATCCTTTAAGTGGTACCGCTGCATCCCTTACCATTGAGGAGAATTTGGCAATAGCTATGAAAAGGGGTAGTAAAAGAGGTTTGGGGCTTGGTGTAAAAAAAGCTGATAGGGAGTATTTTAGGGATCAATTGTCAAAATTAGGTTTGGGGCTTGAGTATAGATTAAAGGACAGGGTAGGCCTATTATCTGGTGGGCAACGACAGGCTTTGACACTGCTAATGGCTACATTGGTAAAACCCGAAATATTGCTATTGGACGAACACACAGCTGCTTTAGACCCTAAAACAGCTGCCAAGATAATAGAGCTTACAGAATATTTTGTAGAATCATACAAACTTACAGTTCTCATGGTTACTCATAACATGAGACAAGCTCTAAGCTTAGGTAACAGAACCATAATGATGCATGAGGGTGAAATCATATTTGATGTGAAATCCCCCCAGCGTGATACTTTGACTGTTAAAGATCTTTTGGAACTCTTCTCAAAGGTAAGAGGGGAAGAGATAGTGGATGATAAGTTGTTGTTAGTATAAGTATGAGATTTAAAAAGCTTATTATTCATGGTTTTAAATCCTTTGTTGATAAAACTGTGATAGATTTCCCTGAAGGTATAACCTGTATTGTAGGTCCAAACGGCAGTGGTAAAAGCAATATTCTGGATGCTATAAGATGGATTTTAGGTGAACAGAATCCAAAAGAACTCAGAGGCTCTGACATGGATGATATTATTTTCGGTGGTTCTGAAAAAAGAAATCAATCCAACGTTGCTTCTGTAACTCTTGTTATAACCGATTTAGATGAAGAATTAGCTGGAAAGTGGGGATCGTTTAGTGAAATAGAGATTACACGTAAGTACTATAGGGATGGTGATAGGGAATATTATATAAACAATAAAAAATGTAAGCTAAAAGATATCAAAGAGATCTTTTACGACACCGGTTTGGGTGCAAGAAGTATTTCCATAATAGAGCAGGGTAAGGTGGAAAAAATAATCTCTGCTTCTGGTGAGGAAATAAGGCAGTTTTTTGATGAGTCTGCAGGTATTACCAAATTCAAAGAGAAGAAAAAAGAGGCTGAGAAGAGGCTGGAACAGGCAAGAGACAATCTCAATAGGGTCAATGATATAATAGTAGAGGTTAGGGAAAAATATGGTTTGCTCAAGAGCCAAATGGAAAAGCTTCATCTTTATAGAGAGTTAAAAGCCGAAAAGGAACGAATTGATAAAATTATATATGCAATCAGTTATTATAATCTGCTGGGTCAATTAGAGGAGTTGCATTTAAAAAATGATCAATTACAAATTCTGTTATCTGAAGAGGTTTATGGGATTGAACAACTGCAAAAAGATTTAAGGCATTTTGAAGAAAAACTTTTAGAAACTGAAACTGCGCTTAGAAGAGTAAATAATGATATTGTAAGATGTACCGAAGAGATTGGTTTGGTTAATTCAGAGATAAATGTTTTGAAAAGTAATATAGATTCTGCAGAAAAATCCAAGACTCAAATGAATGATGAACTTATGTCTTTATCAAACAGGTTGAAAGATCTTTCTAAGCTTAGGGAAGGATATTTGGGGAAAATCGATGAGCTTGCTACTGTTGTGAATAATAAGAAAGATGAAATTCGTGAATTAGAGGTTTTATTAGATGAATTGATAGATCAAAGGGATGATTATAAAGAGGATCTGAATGTAAATAGGACTAAGTATCTGGATATTGCAGAAAAGGGTACAAAGTTACGCAATCAGATTATAAGGTACGAAACTGAGATTGCCAGAATCAAGCGGGAAACATTAAGGATGGATCAAGAGAAGGAGCAGCTGTTAGGTGACTTAGAAAAAGTTA of the Calditerrivibrio sp. genome contains:
- a CDS encoding outer membrane lipoprotein carrier protein LolA; the protein is MKKILLITVLTFFLISPTYATKKNNKKPVQPSVVDRLKNIETISADFVQVTTIKNFSKETYKGKFYLIANQKALWDYTEPYKQYYFFDSRGMEYYDGSTNQVIRQTKNSSREAGLVLSVLFNFREIEKNFVVVVNGKSQIQLKPKVDIGLKYVMLLVNAHNDITGIHSEDINGNVTEITFSNLEINKKIDKSVFNVKYPESAQVFEY
- a CDS encoding ABC transporter substrate-binding protein — its product is MKRLILVVMLLLSTAFLSYAKMIEIGITQIVEHPALDACRKGIIDKLKELGYEDGKNVKYDIQIAQGNIATANQIAKKFVGDKKDLIIAIATPTAQAVANLTKTTPIIISAITDPVGAKLVKSLEKPGGNVTGTTDMSPVKEQIELFEKLKIPLKRLGVIYNSGEANSRAIVEILKSIIKNKNIELIEATVTNSSGVLMAAKSLVGKVDGIYVPTDNTVVSALESVLQVSFENKIPVITGDTDSVTRGALASLGMDYYKLGLQTGVIVAKVLKGEKPSNIPVETLKDLDLFVNESTANKIGIKLNPDILKAAKKVIK
- a CDS encoding ABC transporter permease — encoded protein: MSYYAFLGAIEQGLVFGIMAIGVFITFRVLDFPDLSVDGTFPLGAAVVAVMITNGFNPYFATICALSAGVFAGMITGILNTKLKILNLLSGILVMIALYSVNIRVMGQPNTALLGFETVFSPFEKLFEVDRYVVTPVFFSLIVFMLILLIVWFFHTDLGLVMRGTGDNPKMVRAQGVDNNFITILGLAFSNGLVALSGALVAQSQGSADVNMGIGTIVAGLASVILGEAFLEPRTVFRAVLSVLIGSMLYRFAIALALSFRIGSFQLSPSDLNLITATMVTFALISPKIRQIIKSRT
- a CDS encoding ABC transporter ATP-binding protein, translated to MIELRNVKKIFNAGTINENIAIKSLSLRIEQYDFITVIGSNGAGKSTMLNLISGNLMPEEGDIFINDQNVTKMPVFKRASFIGQVFQDPLSGTAASLTIEENLAIAMKRGSKRGLGLGVKKADREYFRDQLSKLGLGLEYRLKDRVGLLSGGQRQALTLLMATLVKPEILLLDEHTAALDPKTAAKIIELTEYFVESYKLTVLMVTHNMRQALSLGNRTIMMHEGEIIFDVKSPQRDTLTVKDLLELFSKVRGEEIVDDKLLLV